Proteins encoded together in one Streptomyces umbrinus window:
- a CDS encoding CDP-alcohol phosphatidyltransferase family protein: MALNNTYDARLLQQETAVGAGVQLLLLTVLGTALGMGPVGWLTGLAFALATWAVLSRALHRTRPRSFGPANRVTLGRATLVGGVTALVADSFQSPPPVTVLVALTAVALILDAVDGKVARRTGSSSALGARFDMEVDAFLILVLSVYVSTTVGPWALLIGGMRYAFVAAARFLPWLNNALPPSTGRKTVAALQGVLLLLAGSGILPYAPTFGVVALALGLLTWSFGRDIAWLWRTRGSAERGVERVEVERLHREPAGAGAQ; the protein is encoded by the coding sequence GTGGCCCTGAACAACACGTACGACGCGAGGCTCTTGCAGCAGGAGACGGCCGTGGGAGCGGGTGTGCAGCTTCTGTTGCTCACCGTGCTCGGCACGGCGCTCGGCATGGGGCCCGTGGGCTGGCTGACGGGACTGGCGTTCGCGCTCGCGACGTGGGCGGTGCTCTCACGCGCCCTGCATCGCACGCGGCCCCGTTCCTTCGGACCGGCGAACCGCGTGACCCTGGGCCGGGCCACCCTTGTCGGCGGAGTGACCGCGCTGGTCGCGGACTCCTTCCAGAGCCCGCCGCCGGTCACCGTCCTGGTGGCCCTCACCGCGGTCGCCCTGATTCTCGACGCGGTCGACGGCAAGGTCGCCAGGCGGACGGGTTCCTCCTCCGCGCTGGGCGCGCGGTTCGACATGGAGGTCGACGCGTTCCTGATCCTGGTGCTCAGCGTGTACGTCTCCACGACCGTCGGCCCCTGGGCACTCCTGATCGGCGGCATGCGCTACGCCTTCGTGGCGGCCGCCCGGTTCCTGCCCTGGCTGAACAACGCCCTCCCGCCGAGCACGGGCCGCAAGACGGTGGCCGCCCTCCAGGGCGTCCTGCTGCTGCTCGCGGGCTCGGGGATCCTCCCGTACGCCCCGACGTTCGGCGTCGTCGCTCTCGCCCTCGGCCTGCTGACGTGGTCGTTCGGCCGTGACATCGCGTGGCTGTGGCGCACGAGGGGCTCCGCCGAGCGGGGGGTTGAGCGGGTGGAGGTCGAGCGCCTCCACCGGGAGCCGGCCGGCGCGGGCGCCCAGTAA
- a CDS encoding oxidoreductase, whose product MTDATGTVSGGTLTLADDLTITRMGYGAMQLAGPNVFGPPKDRDEAVAVLREAVERGITHIDTSDFYGPVVVNEIIKEALYPYPADLRIVTKVGARRGDDGSWILSRDPEDLKAQVHENLQHLGVDALDVVNLRVGSNDGGTDEEPLSEQFGALAELRKEGLIRHLGVSAVSDAQLTEAQAIAPVVTVQNLYNLANRQDDALVERCAAENIAFAAFFPLGGFSPLQSQTLTDVAGRLDASPQQVALAWLLQRSATTVLIPGTSSRAHLRENIAAAELVLPDHEIAELDKIGR is encoded by the coding sequence ATGACGGACGCAACCGGCACCGTTTCCGGCGGAACCCTGACCCTGGCGGACGATCTGACGATCACCCGCATGGGATACGGAGCCATGCAGCTGGCGGGCCCCAACGTCTTCGGGCCGCCCAAGGACCGGGACGAGGCCGTCGCGGTCCTGCGGGAGGCCGTCGAGCGGGGCATCACCCACATCGACACCAGCGACTTCTACGGGCCCGTCGTCGTCAACGAGATCATCAAGGAGGCCCTGTACCCCTACCCCGCCGACCTGCGCATCGTCACCAAGGTCGGCGCCCGCCGCGGCGACGACGGCAGCTGGATCCTGTCCCGGGACCCCGAGGACCTCAAGGCCCAGGTCCACGAGAATCTCCAGCACCTCGGCGTGGACGCGCTCGACGTGGTGAACCTGCGCGTCGGCTCCAACGACGGGGGAACGGACGAGGAGCCGCTGAGCGAGCAGTTCGGCGCCCTGGCCGAACTGCGGAAGGAAGGCCTGATCCGTCATCTCGGCGTCAGTGCCGTCTCCGACGCGCAGTTGACCGAGGCCCAGGCCATCGCCCCGGTCGTCACCGTGCAGAACCTCTACAACCTGGCCAACCGCCAGGACGACGCCCTCGTCGAGCGGTGCGCGGCGGAGAACATCGCGTTCGCCGCGTTCTTCCCGCTCGGCGGCTTCAGCCCGCTGCAGTCGCAGACGCTGACCGACGTGGCCGGCCGCCTGGACGCCTCGCCCCAGCAGGTGGCCCTGGCCTGGCTGCTCCAGCGCTCCGCGACCACGGTCCTGATCCCCGGCACGTCGTCGCGGGCGCACCTCCGCGAGAACATCGCGGCGGCGGAGTTGGTCCTGCCGGACCATGAGATCGCGGAACTGGACAAGATCGGCCGCTGA
- a CDS encoding helix-turn-helix domain-containing protein — protein sequence MDATNALGEFLRARRALIRPEDAGIRRGGLRRVPGLRREEVAMLAGISADYYLRLEQGRDRNPSLQVLEALADVLDLDAPATAHLIGLTQARPSQARQQGRSGDRGRAAQKPEPVPPGILQLIDGWPSNPAYVENRFTDVLAANPLAVALSPSHSPGVNLIRAILLDESERELRRDWEELTEAGVAALRANVGPDVDDPRLVELVGELSVRSERFRRLWGRHDVRPKHARVMRLRHPKVGDLELQSNKLAINGTDGLILKVFHAEPGSRDAELLAILGSLTATSSGEIRMLTGSDEHQAVDEQ from the coding sequence ATGGACGCAACGAACGCCCTCGGAGAGTTCCTGCGGGCCCGCCGTGCGCTGATACGGCCCGAGGACGCCGGGATCCGCCGTGGCGGCCTGCGGCGCGTACCGGGGCTGCGGCGTGAGGAGGTCGCGATGCTGGCCGGGATCAGCGCCGACTACTACCTGCGCCTTGAGCAGGGCCGCGACCGCAACCCGTCGCTCCAGGTCCTCGAAGCCCTGGCCGACGTCCTGGACCTGGACGCCCCCGCCACCGCGCACCTGATCGGCCTGACCCAGGCGCGCCCGTCCCAGGCCCGTCAGCAGGGCCGCTCCGGCGACCGTGGACGCGCCGCGCAGAAGCCAGAGCCCGTGCCGCCCGGCATCCTCCAGCTCATCGACGGATGGCCGAGCAATCCCGCGTACGTCGAGAACAGGTTCACCGACGTACTCGCGGCCAACCCACTGGCGGTGGCCCTGTCCCCGAGCCACTCCCCCGGCGTCAATCTCATCAGGGCCATCCTTCTCGACGAGTCCGAAAGGGAACTGCGCCGGGACTGGGAGGAACTGACCGAGGCGGGGGTCGCCGCCCTGCGGGCCAACGTCGGACCCGACGTCGACGATCCCCGCCTGGTGGAACTCGTGGGCGAACTGTCCGTACGCAGTGAGCGTTTCCGCCGTCTGTGGGGCCGTCACGACGTGCGGCCCAAGCACGCGCGCGTCATGCGGCTGCGCCATCCGAAGGTCGGCGACCTCGAACTGCAGTCCAACAAGCTGGCCATCAACGGCACCGACGGCCTGATCCTCAAGGTCTTCCACGCCGAACCGGGCAGCCGGGACGCCGAACTGCTCGCCATACTCGGGAGTCTGACGGCGACCTCCTCCGGTGAGATCCGGATGCTGACCGGCTCCGACGAGCACCAGGCCGTCGACGAGCAGTGA
- a CDS encoding MFS transporter has translation MPRKSTRLTFAVLATGAGVFSMLQSLIAPALPTVQHALDTSQSTATWVMTAYLLSASVFTPILGRVGDLIGKKRTLVAVLVAVLLGCLLAALAPTIGVLIVARVVQGIGGALFPLSFGIIRDEFAANRVSPSISNLSAVIAAGGGVGMVAAGPVVSALGYRWLFWIPVGIVAVTALIALRYVPESPSRAEGRVNWLGAVLLSAWLVALLLPLSQAGQWGWGSARVIGLFAAAVVLFALWLLAESRSRSPLIDLRVMRLPAVWTTNTAALLFGAGMYSIWSFLPGFVQTPSSAGYGFGASVTASGLLMLPMLIAMFVSGILSGRLEPVLGAKKLLTTGAALGAVACGFLALWHDEQWQIAFVSGVFGLGIGLAFASMANLIVGSVPAEQTGAATGMNANIRTIGGSIGAAVTSVLVTGHLQPSGLPYASGYTHGFTLLALLCLAAALAALLVPVQRANRMSRVPRAAAHDHEVSRTDQETVAPGVRG, from the coding sequence ATGCCCCGCAAGTCCACCCGCCTCACCTTCGCGGTCCTCGCGACCGGTGCGGGCGTGTTCTCCATGCTTCAGTCGCTGATCGCGCCGGCCCTGCCGACCGTCCAGCACGCACTGGACACCTCCCAGTCCACCGCGACCTGGGTGATGACGGCGTACCTGCTGTCCGCCTCGGTCTTCACGCCGATCCTCGGCCGGGTCGGCGACCTGATCGGCAAGAAACGCACCCTCGTCGCCGTCCTGGTGGCCGTGCTGCTCGGATGTCTGCTCGCCGCCCTCGCCCCGACCATCGGCGTACTGATCGTCGCCCGGGTCGTCCAGGGCATCGGCGGCGCGCTGTTCCCGCTGTCCTTCGGCATCATCCGGGACGAGTTCGCCGCGAACCGGGTGAGCCCCAGCATCAGCAACCTGTCCGCCGTGATCGCCGCCGGCGGCGGTGTCGGCATGGTCGCGGCCGGTCCCGTCGTGAGCGCACTCGGCTACCGCTGGCTCTTCTGGATCCCCGTCGGCATCGTCGCGGTGACCGCGCTCATCGCCCTCCGGTACGTCCCGGAGTCGCCCAGCCGTGCCGAGGGCCGCGTCAACTGGCTCGGCGCCGTCCTGCTGTCGGCATGGCTGGTGGCGCTGCTGCTGCCGCTCAGCCAGGCGGGCCAGTGGGGCTGGGGCTCCGCCCGGGTGATCGGGCTGTTCGCCGCCGCCGTGGTGCTCTTCGCGCTGTGGCTGCTGGCCGAGTCGCGTTCCCGCTCCCCGCTGATCGACCTGCGTGTCATGCGGCTGCCCGCCGTGTGGACCACGAACACCGCCGCGCTGCTGTTCGGCGCCGGCATGTACTCGATCTGGTCCTTCCTGCCCGGCTTCGTCCAGACACCCAGCTCCGCCGGGTACGGATTCGGCGCGAGCGTCACCGCGTCAGGGCTGCTCATGCTGCCGATGCTGATCGCGATGTTCGTCTCGGGCATCCTCAGCGGCCGGCTGGAGCCGGTACTCGGAGCGAAGAAGCTGCTCACCACCGGTGCCGCACTCGGCGCGGTCGCCTGTGGCTTCCTCGCCCTCTGGCACGACGAGCAGTGGCAGATCGCCTTCGTTTCGGGCGTCTTCGGCCTCGGCATCGGTCTCGCCTTCGCCTCGATGGCCAACCTGATCGTGGGCAGCGTCCCGGCCGAGCAGACCGGCGCCGCGACCGGCATGAACGCCAACATCCGCACCATCGGCGGGTCCATCGGCGCCGCCGTGACCAGCGTCCTGGTGACCGGCCACCTGCAGCCCTCGGGCCTGCCGTACGCCTCCGGCTACACCCACGGATTCACCCTGCTCGCCCTGCTCTGCCTCGCCGCGGCCCTGGCAGCGCTCCTCGTCCCGGTCCAGCGGGCGAACCGTATGTCCCGCGTGCCCCGGGCCGCTGCCCACGACCACGAGGTGTCGCGTACGGATCAGGAGACCGTCGCACCGGGCGTGCGCGGCTGA
- a CDS encoding TetR/AcrR family transcriptional regulator, with protein MTAQSFPVSEIVASRRPHRKDAARNYDALLTAAREAFTEHGAEASLEDVARRAGVGIGTLYRNFPTRRHLFESVYADEVNALCRVAEEVADLEPWEALTTWLDRFADYMVTKRAVREALNDESEIFTACRESMYAAGGPLFERAQRAGAARTDMDFVDLLRMVAGITATAFDDDAQRDRVLSVALDGVRASR; from the coding sequence GTGACCGCCCAGTCGTTCCCCGTCAGCGAGATCGTCGCGTCCCGGCGGCCGCACCGGAAGGACGCGGCGCGCAACTACGACGCCCTGCTCACGGCCGCCCGCGAGGCCTTCACGGAGCACGGCGCGGAGGCCTCACTGGAGGACGTCGCCCGTCGCGCGGGCGTCGGCATCGGCACGCTGTACCGGAACTTCCCCACCCGCAGGCACCTCTTCGAGAGCGTCTACGCGGACGAGGTCAACGCCCTGTGCCGGGTCGCGGAGGAAGTCGCCGACCTGGAGCCGTGGGAGGCGCTGACGACATGGCTCGACCGGTTCGCCGACTACATGGTGACCAAGCGGGCCGTCCGGGAGGCGCTCAACGACGAGTCGGAGATCTTCACCGCCTGCCGCGAGTCGATGTACGCGGCCGGCGGCCCGCTGTTCGAACGGGCCCAGCGGGCCGGCGCGGCACGCACGGACATGGACTTCGTCGACCTGCTGCGCATGGTCGCGGGCATCACCGCGACGGCCTTCGACGACGACGCCCAGCGCGACCGGGTCCTGTCCGTCGCACTGGACGGCGTACGAGCGTCCCGCTGA
- a CDS encoding fatty acid desaturase family protein, translating to MSTDFINRGTDPTARHAETTKPPPGARGSDYAALSREVKQRGLLKRRRGYYSAKVGGNLLLLAAGWTAFALIGPSWWQLLTAAFLAVMFTQTGFIGHDAGHHQIASSKRVNTLLGRLHVDLLIGLSYGWWIAKHNRHHSHPNHVDRDPDIAEGAIAFTEDHARVRSGAYAWLARHQAWLFFPMLLLEGFALHVAGVRALFDRTGAARSWRTRLAEAGLLAAHLGGYLAALFLVLSPLQAVVFLLVHQGLFGLYMGCSFAPNHKGMPIFAKDDKIDFLRRQVLTSRNIRGNRFTDFALGGLNYQIEHHLFPSMPRPSLRHAQELVRTYCARHGIAYHETGLLDSYGQVLRHLHDVAGPLRLRPELEY from the coding sequence GTGAGCACTGATTTCATCAACCGGGGCACCGATCCGACGGCCCGGCACGCCGAGACGACGAAACCCCCGCCCGGAGCCCGGGGCAGCGACTACGCCGCGCTGTCCCGTGAGGTGAAGCAGCGCGGGCTGCTGAAGCGACGCCGGGGCTACTACAGCGCCAAGGTCGGCGGGAACCTGCTTCTGCTGGCCGCCGGCTGGACCGCGTTCGCCCTGATCGGGCCGTCGTGGTGGCAGCTGCTGACCGCCGCCTTCCTCGCGGTGATGTTCACCCAGACCGGGTTCATCGGGCACGACGCCGGACACCACCAGATCGCCTCCTCCAAGCGCGTCAACACCCTGCTCGGCCGCCTCCACGTCGATCTGCTGATCGGCCTCAGCTACGGCTGGTGGATCGCCAAGCACAACCGGCACCACTCACACCCCAACCACGTCGACCGCGACCCCGACATCGCCGAGGGCGCGATCGCCTTCACCGAGGACCACGCCCGCGTGCGCAGCGGAGCGTACGCATGGCTCGCCCGTCACCAGGCCTGGCTGTTCTTCCCGATGCTGCTCCTGGAGGGCTTCGCCCTGCACGTGGCCGGCGTACGGGCGCTGTTCGACCGCACCGGCGCCGCGAGGTCGTGGAGGACCAGGCTCGCCGAGGCGGGCCTGCTGGCGGCGCATCTCGGCGGCTATCTCGCGGCCCTGTTCCTGGTCCTGTCCCCGCTCCAGGCCGTGGTCTTCCTCCTTGTGCACCAAGGGCTGTTCGGGCTCTACATGGGGTGCTCGTTCGCCCCGAACCACAAGGGCATGCCCATTTTCGCCAAGGACGACAAAATTGACTTCCTGCGCCGGCAGGTGCTGACCTCACGGAACATCCGCGGCAACCGGTTCACCGACTTCGCGCTCGGCGGGCTCAACTACCAGATCGAGCACCACCTGTTCCCCTCCATGCCGCGGCCCAGCCTGCGCCACGCCCAGGAACTCGTGCGCACGTACTGCGCCCGGCACGGCATCGCGTACCACGAGACCGGGCTTCTCGACTCCTACGGCCAGGTGCTGCGCCACCTCCACGACGTCGCCGGCCCGCTGCGCCTGCGCCCCGAGCTGGAGTACTGA
- a CDS encoding cold-shock protein, producing the protein MAQGTVKWFNAEKGFGFITSDEGGADVFVHHSAIDTEGFRSLAENQRVEFTASQGPKGMQADQVRAL; encoded by the coding sequence ATGGCTCAAGGCACCGTGAAGTGGTTCAACGCGGAGAAGGGTTTCGGCTTCATCACCTCCGATGAGGGTGGCGCCGACGTCTTCGTGCACCACTCGGCGATCGACACCGAGGGTTTCCGCTCCCTGGCGGAGAACCAGCGGGTGGAGTTCACCGCCAGCCAGGGCCCCAAGGGCATGCAGGCCGACCAGGTCCGCGCCCTCTGA
- a CDS encoding N(5)-(carboxyethyl)ornithine synthase codes for MSLLSLGVLASSHKENEFRLPLHPAHLGRIAPDVREKIFLEQGYGERFGVADDALRPQVAGLRSREELLDECDVLLLPKPMHDDVAALRQGQVLWGWPHCVQDETMTQLGIDRQLTLIAWEAMNHWTSTGAFSVHVFHKNNELAGYCSVLHALQLGGLTGSYGRRMRAVVLSFGATARGAVTGLGAMGVSDVTVLTQRAAAAVASPMPSVVMGHFEERPDDPSRLQALTGLGPVPLAEYLAGFDIIVNCIRQDTDAPLTFVTDEELALFKPGTFFVDVACDEGMGFTWARPTTFGDPMPTVGPGCHYYGVDHSPSHLWNSATWEISEALLPYLRKVMSGPAAWDADATISKAIEIRDGVVMNPKILSFQHRAANFPHTREIQDPVRTPAALHSSAQPV; via the coding sequence ATGAGCCTGCTGAGTCTCGGAGTACTCGCCTCCTCCCACAAGGAAAACGAGTTCCGCCTCCCCCTGCACCCGGCCCACCTCGGCCGGATCGCACCCGACGTACGCGAGAAGATCTTCCTCGAACAGGGCTACGGCGAACGGTTCGGCGTCGCGGACGATGCGCTGCGGCCGCAGGTGGCGGGCCTGCGCTCCCGCGAGGAGCTCCTCGACGAGTGTGACGTCCTGCTGCTGCCCAAGCCGATGCACGACGACGTCGCCGCACTGCGCCAGGGCCAGGTGCTGTGGGGATGGCCGCACTGTGTACAGGACGAGACGATGACCCAGCTCGGCATCGACCGCCAGCTGACCCTCATCGCCTGGGAGGCCATGAACCACTGGACGTCCACGGGCGCCTTCAGTGTCCATGTGTTCCACAAGAACAACGAACTCGCGGGCTACTGCTCGGTGTTGCACGCCCTGCAGCTCGGCGGGCTGACCGGCAGCTACGGACGCCGTATGCGCGCGGTGGTCCTCAGCTTCGGCGCCACGGCACGCGGAGCGGTCACGGGTCTGGGCGCCATGGGCGTCTCCGACGTCACGGTGCTCACCCAGCGCGCCGCGGCGGCGGTGGCCTCACCGATGCCGTCCGTCGTGATGGGCCACTTCGAGGAGCGGCCGGACGATCCCTCGCGTCTGCAGGCACTCACCGGGCTCGGCCCCGTACCGCTCGCCGAGTACCTGGCCGGCTTCGACATCATCGTCAACTGCATCCGGCAGGACACCGACGCACCCCTGACGTTCGTCACCGACGAGGAGCTCGCCCTGTTCAAGCCGGGCACCTTCTTCGTCGACGTCGCCTGCGACGAGGGCATGGGCTTCACCTGGGCCCGCCCGACCACCTTCGGCGATCCGATGCCCACGGTCGGGCCGGGCTGCCACTACTACGGGGTGGACCACAGCCCGTCCCACCTGTGGAACTCGGCCACGTGGGAGATCAGCGAGGCGCTCCTCCCCTATCTGCGCAAGGTCATGAGCGGGCCCGCGGCATGGGACGCGGACGCCACGATCAGCAAGGCCATCGAGATCCGCGACGGCGTCGTCATGAACCCGAAGATCCTCTCGTTCCAGCACCGGGCGGCCAACTTCCCGCACACCCGCGAGATTCAGGACCCGGTCCGCACCCCGGCGGCGCTGCACTCCTCCGCACAACCGGTCTGA
- a CDS encoding LCP family protein translates to MSEGTDLPVGYDRSGAAQPPSGVTGRVARGNASPPSTRTAPLPGMPSPATPGRTGHGRRPPGDAGGGRSPKPPPTRRRKITRLAILLVVALVASAAGTYVWADTKLDQEVDLGALPDRPAEGKGTNYLIVGSDSRAGLSEQARKSLRTGSAEGRRTDSMILLHTGSNGTTMMSLPRDSWVTVPPYVRPDTGKSFSAEPNKLNAAFSLGGPDLLVRAVERNTGLHIDHYAEIGFAGFVGVVDAVGGVDMCLERAVKDEKSGADLRQGCQTLDGAEALAFVRQRKQEAEGDLGRTRNQQKFLTALAKKAVTPGTLLNPARSFPTLGAGLDTLVVDKDTGLRDLMSLFQAMQSVSAGNGRQINVPVSDPGFATSKGSAVKWDDRRAQQLFAELRDDRPVTLPTGK, encoded by the coding sequence ATGAGCGAAGGGACCGACCTGCCGGTGGGCTATGACCGGAGTGGTGCCGCTCAGCCGCCCAGTGGCGTGACGGGCCGGGTGGCACGCGGGAACGCGTCCCCGCCCTCGACGCGTACGGCACCACTGCCGGGCATGCCCTCACCCGCCACCCCGGGCCGCACCGGCCACGGACGACGGCCGCCGGGCGACGCGGGGGGCGGAAGGTCCCCCAAGCCGCCCCCCACCCGGCGCCGCAAGATCACGCGGCTCGCGATCCTCCTGGTCGTCGCGCTGGTGGCCTCCGCCGCCGGGACGTACGTCTGGGCCGACACCAAGCTCGACCAGGAGGTCGACCTCGGTGCGCTGCCGGACCGCCCGGCGGAGGGAAAGGGCACCAACTACCTGATCGTGGGCTCCGACAGCCGCGCCGGTCTCTCCGAGCAGGCCAGGAAGAGTCTGCGCACCGGCTCGGCGGAGGGCCGCCGCACCGACTCGATGATCCTGCTGCACACCGGCTCGAACGGCACCACGATGATGAGCCTGCCGCGCGACTCGTGGGTGACGGTCCCGCCGTACGTACGCCCCGACACCGGCAAGAGCTTCTCGGCCGAGCCGAACAAACTGAACGCCGCGTTCTCACTGGGCGGCCCCGACCTGCTCGTACGGGCCGTGGAACGCAACACCGGGCTGCACATCGACCACTACGCGGAGATCGGCTTCGCGGGCTTCGTCGGAGTGGTGGACGCGGTCGGCGGCGTGGACATGTGCCTGGAGCGGGCCGTCAAGGACGAGAAGTCCGGCGCTGATCTGCGCCAGGGCTGCCAGACCCTCGACGGCGCCGAGGCGCTGGCGTTCGTCCGGCAGCGCAAGCAGGAGGCCGAGGGCGACCTGGGCCGCACCCGCAACCAGCAGAAGTTCCTGACCGCGCTCGCCAAGAAGGCGGTCACCCCCGGCACGCTCCTCAACCCGGCCAGGTCCTTCCCGACACTTGGCGCGGGCCTCGACACGCTCGTGGTCGACAAGGACACGGGCCTACGGGACCTCATGTCGCTGTTCCAGGCGATGCAGAGCGTCTCGGCGGGCAACGGCAGGCAGATCAACGTGCCCGTCTCCGACCCCGGTTTCGCCACCTCCAAGGGCAGCGCCGTGAAGTGGGACGACCGCCGGGCGCAGCAGCTCTTCGCGGAACTGCGGGACGACCGGCCGGTGACGCTCCCGACCGGGAAGTGA
- a CDS encoding glycosyltransferase — protein sequence MKARHKQSRDPRAHWLLLVLVLPAMFAALLFEGWTNHEVDAATTRSACTSPAPDAVAGGGPVVGINGNGIQTASMPARTVALTFDGGPDPVWTPRLLDLLRQHRARATFFLFGSQAARHPDLVRRIRAEGHEIGSNTYTGGALGEASSVRFSAELDLTQAALAGITGIRTNLLRMPRTTSPDTLCGREWTAARRAAAQGYVLVAADKGSRKPAQGLVRQLSQTATAYRETEKLLKNPGVDRFTTVSAGLRLTPYEPVSAVERWRGTALVWATTLGRAFSNAMTWTLGIAGALGVLRLVLLVFFARAHVRRLERSRPGAPWLQEVAEPVTVLVPAYNEEAGIESTVRSLLASDYPELQIVVIDDGSTDRTAEIAEDIGDPRVLVVRKPNGGKAAALNTGLGHASHDILIMVDADTVFEPDAIHHLVQPLAHPAVGAVSGNTKVGNRRGLLAKWQHLEYCFGFNLDRRMFEVLECMTTVPGAIGAFRRDALIGVGGVSDDTLAEDTDLTMALWRAGWRVLYEESAVAWTEVPTSLRQLWRQRYRWCFGTIQSMWKHRGAVLEMGVAGRFGRRGLTYLALFQVALPLLAPVIDVFALYGVLFLDPLTSAGVWFGFMAVQLVCAGYALKLDGERVRTLWWMPFQLVVYRQLMYLVVIQSVVAVLLGSRLKWQRMKRSGTAAEQIEGPTPYKSVPTR from the coding sequence GTGAAGGCTCGGCACAAGCAGTCCCGCGACCCGCGCGCACACTGGCTGTTACTGGTCCTCGTCCTGCCCGCGATGTTCGCGGCCCTTCTCTTCGAGGGCTGGACCAACCACGAGGTGGACGCCGCGACGACGCGGTCCGCGTGTACCTCACCCGCACCGGACGCCGTGGCCGGCGGCGGTCCCGTGGTGGGGATCAACGGCAACGGGATCCAGACGGCCTCGATGCCCGCCCGCACCGTCGCGCTCACCTTCGACGGCGGCCCCGACCCCGTGTGGACCCCGCGCCTGCTCGACCTGCTGCGACAGCACCGGGCGCGCGCCACCTTCTTCCTCTTCGGCTCCCAGGCGGCCCGCCATCCGGACCTGGTGCGGCGCATCCGCGCCGAGGGGCACGAGATCGGCTCGAACACCTACACCGGGGGAGCCCTCGGCGAGGCGTCGTCCGTCCGCTTCTCCGCCGAACTGGACCTGACCCAGGCCGCGTTGGCGGGCATCACCGGCATCCGCACCAATCTGCTGCGGATGCCCAGGACCACCTCGCCGGACACGCTCTGTGGCCGCGAGTGGACCGCCGCGCGGCGCGCCGCCGCCCAGGGGTACGTCCTGGTCGCCGCCGACAAGGGGTCCCGGAAACCGGCCCAGGGCCTGGTCCGGCAGCTCAGCCAGACCGCGACCGCGTACCGGGAGACGGAGAAGCTGCTCAAGAACCCGGGCGTCGACCGCTTCACCACCGTCTCGGCCGGCCTCCGGCTGACCCCGTACGAACCGGTCTCGGCCGTCGAACGATGGCGCGGCACCGCCCTCGTCTGGGCCACCACCCTGGGGCGCGCGTTCTCGAACGCGATGACCTGGACGCTCGGTATCGCGGGGGCTCTGGGGGTGCTGCGACTGGTGCTGCTCGTCTTCTTCGCCCGGGCGCACGTCCGCCGGCTCGAACGCTCCCGGCCCGGCGCACCCTGGCTGCAAGAGGTCGCGGAACCGGTGACGGTGCTCGTGCCCGCCTACAACGAAGAGGCCGGGATCGAGTCCACCGTCCGCTCCCTGCTCGCCTCCGACTACCCCGAGCTGCAGATCGTCGTCATCGACGACGGCTCGACGGACCGTACGGCGGAGATCGCCGAGGACATCGGGGATCCGCGCGTGCTGGTGGTCCGCAAGCCCAACGGAGGCAAGGCCGCGGCCCTCAACACCGGTCTGGGACACGCGAGTCACGACATCCTGATCATGGTCGACGCCGACACCGTCTTCGAACCGGACGCCATCCACCACCTGGTCCAGCCGCTCGCGCACCCCGCCGTGGGCGCGGTCAGCGGCAACACCAAGGTCGGCAACCGGCGGGGCCTGCTCGCCAAGTGGCAGCACCTGGAGTACTGCTTCGGCTTCAACCTCGACCGCCGGATGTTCGAGGTGCTGGAGTGCATGACCACCGTCCCCGGAGCCATCGGGGCGTTCCGCCGGGACGCGCTCATCGGCGTCGGCGGGGTCAGCGACGACACCCTCGCCGAGGACACCGACCTCACGATGGCCCTGTGGCGGGCCGGCTGGCGGGTGCTCTACGAGGAGTCCGCCGTCGCCTGGACCGAAGTACCCACCTCGCTGCGGCAGTTGTGGCGTCAGCGCTACCGCTGGTGCTTCGGCACCATCCAGTCGATGTGGAAGCACCGCGGTGCCGTCCTGGAGATGGGCGTCGCGGGACGCTTCGGCCGGCGCGGACTCACCTACCTCGCGCTCTTCCAGGTCGCCCTGCCGCTGCTCGCGCCGGTCATCGACGTGTTCGCCCTGTACGGCGTGCTGTTCCTCGACCCGCTCACGTCGGCCGGGGTGTGGTTCGGCTTCATGGCCGTCCAACTGGTCTGTGCCGGTTACGCGTTGAAGCTCGACGGGGAACGCGTACGGACCCTGTGGTGGATGCCGTTCCAACTCGTCGTCTACCGGCAACTGATGTACCTGGTCGTCATCCAGTCCGTGGTCGCCGTGCTCCTCGGCAGCCGGCTGAAGTGGCAGCGCATGAAGCGTTCGGGCACGGCCGCTGAACAGATCGAGGGTCCAACGCCGTATAAGAGCGTGCCGACGAGATGA